The proteins below come from a single Malus sylvestris chromosome 3, drMalSylv7.2, whole genome shotgun sequence genomic window:
- the LOC126614199 gene encoding uncharacterized protein LOC126614199 — protein sequence MNSFISLLLFLLPIISLFITTSVSGSPLKIPRLSPTGGTFVHGNYFANENDFETFYYTQTLDHFNFRPDSFTTFQQRYLINSKYWGGSNVSAPILAYLGAEESIDTDLAIIGFLSENANQFQALQIFIEHRYYGKSIPFGSREEAFKNASTIGYFNSAQAIADYAEILIHVKKQLHAEDSPVIVIGGSYGGMLASWFRLKYPHVAVGALASSAPILYFDNIIPPEKGYYSIVTKDFQEASETCYQTIKKSWSEIDEIASKHGGLSILSKKFHTCSLLNNSSELKDYLQSVYARAAQYDHPPRYPVTVVCGGIDGASSGNDTLSKIFAGLVAYTGNRSCYVNQPGNLSETDIGWRWQTCSDMVIPISISNDTMFQPHLYDLEAYIKSCKAKYGVPPRPRWATTYFGGHDIKLALHRFASNIIFSNGLRDPYSSGGVLEDISRTVVAVHTKNGSHCLDILRANHTTDPGWLVEQRKTEVHIIKGWLVKYYADLHAFK from the exons ATGAACTCATTTATATCTCTACTTCTATTCCTTCTACCAATCATCTCTCTATTTATCACAACCTCAGTTTCTGGTTCACCCTTGAAAATCCCAAGGCTGAGTCCTACTGGAGGAACATTTGTACATGGAAATTATTTTgcaaatgaaaatgattttgaaaCATTTTACTACACCCAAACACTTGACCATTTCAACTTCAGGCCCGATAGCTTCACTACTTTTCAACAAAGATATTTGATCAACTCCAAGTACTGGGGTGGCTCCAATGTTAGTGCACCAATATTGGCTTACTTGGGCgcagaagaatcaattgacACCGATCTTGCTATTATCGGCTTTCTCAGTGAAAACGCCAATCAGTTCCAAGCTCTCCAGATATTCATTGAG CACCGGTACTATGGGAAATCAATCCCGTTCGGATCAAGGGAAGAAGCATTTAAAAATGCAAGCACTATTGGGTACTTCAATTCAGCCCAGGCAATAGCAGATTATGCAGAGATCCTCATACATGTAAAGAAGCAACTTCACGCTGAAGATTCTCCGGTGATTGTTATCGGTGGATCATACGGTGGAA TGCTTGCTTCATGGTTTCGGCTCAAATATCCCCATGTCGCAGTGGGAGCTCTAGCATCGTCAGCACCAATTCTTTACTTTGATAACATTATCCCACCAGAAAAGGGATATTATTCCATTGTGACCAAGGATTTTCAA GAAGCGAGTGAGACTTGCTACCAAACAATAAAGAAATCATGGTCTGAAATTGATGAAATTGCCTCTAAGCATGGAGGCCTCTCAATTCTTAGCAAGAAGTTCCACACTTGCAG tttGTTGAACAATTCTTCTGAGCTGAAGGACTACTTGCAGTCGGTCTATGCTCGGGCAGCTCAATACGATCATCCACCAAGATATCCAGTTACTGTTGTCTGTGGAGGAATTGATGGAGCTTCTTCTGGAAATGATACTCTGAGCAAAATATTTGCAGGCCTTGTTGCATACACAGGAAACAGGTCGTGCTATGTTAATCAACCCGGAAACCTATCTGAAACAGATATAGGGTGGAGATGGCAG ACGTGTAGTGACATGGTGATACCCATAAGCATCAGCAACGACACCATGTTTCAACCTCACCTGTACGATCTGGAAGCCTACATCAAATCCTGCAAGGCAAAGTATGGTGTCCCTCCTCGACCACGTTGGGCCACTACGTACTTCGGAGGCCAT GATATAAAACTAGCTCTCCACAGGTTTGCTAGTAACATCATTTTCTCCAATGGGCTAAGAGACCCATACAGTAGTGGCGG GGTGTTGGAGGACATATCACGCACTGTTGTTGCCGTCCATACAAAGAATG gATCTCATTGCTTGGATATACTTCGTGCAAACCACACTACTGATCCAGGCTGGTTGGTGGAGCAGCGAAAAACTGAAGTGCATATCATCAAAGGATGGTTGGTCAAGTACTATGCCGACCTTCACGCATTCAAATAA